A portion of the Faecalibacterium sp. I3-3-89 genome contains these proteins:
- a CDS encoding serine hydrolase encodes MDKNMTLEKRIAAELYSYQGKMSVFVDDLHGHTVEIGADEEFETASTIKAYILATLYLQASRGKASLEEKITYKPEHFVDGSGMLRALGVGASLKVKDAATMMIICSDNIATNMVIDYLGLDVINACIREMGFAHTVLHNPLHFDLYADLGTTTPRDYASLFAQVAKGTLVSAEASAEMLAIFRQQHYNTMLTHDFPQFYLDCEETGEPELIWVASKSGSMNACRNDGGIVHTPYGEYVIVLMNKDFHDIIEYNDHPSMVYGARVSRMILDQVLACEGELYK; translated from the coding sequence ATGGATAAAAACATGACGCTGGAAAAGCGCATTGCGGCGGAGCTTTACTCCTATCAGGGGAAGATGAGCGTCTTTGTGGACGACCTGCACGGCCACACGGTGGAGATCGGGGCCGACGAGGAGTTCGAGACGGCTTCCACCATCAAGGCGTACATCCTCGCGACCCTGTATCTGCAGGCCAGCCGGGGCAAAGCCAGCCTCGAGGAAAAGATCACCTACAAGCCGGAGCACTTCGTGGATGGCTCGGGGATGCTGCGGGCACTGGGGGTGGGCGCGAGCCTGAAGGTCAAGGACGCCGCTACCATGATGATCATCTGCTCGGACAACATCGCCACCAACATGGTCATCGACTATCTGGGGCTGGATGTCATCAACGCCTGCATCCGGGAGATGGGCTTTGCCCACACCGTCCTGCACAACCCCCTTCACTTTGACCTCTACGCCGACCTCGGCACCACGACGCCCCGGGATTATGCCTCCCTCTTCGCGCAGGTGGCGAAGGGCACGCTCGTCAGCGCCGAGGCCAGCGCCGAGATGCTGGCCATCTTCCGTCAGCAGCACTACAACACCATGCTCACCCACGATTTCCCCCAGTTCTACCTCGACTGTGAGGAGACCGGTGAGCCGGAGCTGATCTGGGTGGCCAGCAAGAGCGGCAGCATGAACGCCTGCCGCAACGACGGCGGCATCGTCCACACCCCCTACGGCGAGTATGTCATCGTCCTGATGAATAAGGACTTCCACGACATCATCGAGTACAACGACCACCCCTCGATGGTTTACGGTGCACGGGTGTCCCGGATGATCCTCGACCAGGTCCTGGCCTGCGAGGGTGAGCTTTACAAGTAA
- a CDS encoding CPBP family intramembrane glutamic endopeptidase, protein MERPKKKTEKPSLAAQCRVLTEAAVLWALLAAGAQLFFPEEQSALPEGAALGWAALRICLVTPLAEELAFRGGALYLLQPLGGRTAVVVQALLFAGLHGSWTARAYALGMGLIFGWAARKARSVWPGCALHMINNCLVFAARLAERGMG, encoded by the coding sequence GTGGAAAGACCGAAAAAGAAGACCGAAAAGCCGTCTCTCGCCGCCCAGTGCCGGGTCCTGACGGAGGCGGCGGTGCTCTGGGCGCTGCTGGCAGCGGGGGCGCAGCTGTTCTTCCCGGAGGAACAGAGCGCTCTGCCCGAGGGCGCGGCCCTCGGGTGGGCGGCGCTGCGCATCTGCCTTGTGACCCCGCTGGCGGAGGAGCTGGCCTTCCGGGGCGGTGCACTCTATCTTTTGCAGCCGCTGGGCGGCAGGACGGCTGTCGTGGTGCAGGCGCTGCTCTTTGCGGGCCTGCACGGCAGCTGGACGGCCCGGGCCTATGCGCTGGGCATGGGCCTTATCTTCGGCTGGGCGGCCCGGAAAGCCCGGAGCGTATGGCCCGGCTGCGCACTTCATATGATAAACAACTGCCTCGTGTTTGCCGCACGGCTGGCGGAAAGGGGAATGGGATGA
- a CDS encoding RNA polymerase sigma factor translates to MGMTLKELLTKGEGTLSAQEAKTLAAQCRMDVETLYTLLEERGIKIIEDEADADVNLDVDSIIAEVENAENNSDELGLGMEDEEEAAEENPADLKAAMDELLDDPVKNYLKQIGQIPLLSAEQEVDLSKRIHSGAEAAHILQADRQKYGAPEYIKKNSARFSFEEDENSRSYTEDIDEEGNEKSSEDAEEKAAEEEAMEAVENGPLTEERRQELLKIRRDGLNARRSLSEANLRLVVSIAKKHVGHNLAFLDLIQEGNIGLIKAAEKFDCDRGFRFSTYATWWIRQAITRAIADQARTIRIPVHMVETINRMRQATNQLVYQNGHEPTPEELAKAMDMSVERVREIQRMAQEPASLESPVGEEEDSSLGDFVADENAEAPGKAADRAMVAQQINQALKSLTPREEKVIRLRFGLDDGRPRTLEEVGRDFGVTRERVRQIEAKAIRKLHSRKCLALLNGLIE, encoded by the coding sequence ATGGGCATGACTTTGAAGGAACTGTTGACGAAAGGCGAGGGCACCCTGTCGGCACAGGAGGCCAAGACGTTGGCCGCACAGTGCAGGATGGATGTGGAAACGCTCTATACGCTCCTTGAAGAGCGCGGCATCAAGATCATCGAGGATGAGGCCGACGCCGATGTGAATCTGGACGTGGACAGCATCATTGCCGAGGTGGAGAACGCCGAGAACAACAGTGACGAGCTGGGTCTGGGCATGGAAGACGAGGAAGAGGCCGCCGAGGAGAACCCCGCCGACCTGAAGGCCGCGATGGATGAGCTGCTGGACGACCCGGTCAAGAACTACCTCAAGCAGATCGGCCAGATCCCGCTGCTGAGCGCAGAGCAGGAAGTGGACCTGAGCAAGCGCATCCACTCCGGTGCCGAGGCTGCCCATATCCTGCAGGCGGACCGTCAGAAGTACGGTGCGCCGGAGTACATCAAGAAGAACAGCGCCCGCTTCTCCTTCGAGGAGGACGAGAACAGCCGCAGCTACACCGAGGACATCGACGAAGAGGGCAATGAGAAGTCCAGCGAGGACGCCGAGGAGAAGGCTGCGGAAGAAGAGGCCATGGAGGCTGTGGAGAACGGTCCCCTGACCGAGGAGCGCCGTCAGGAGCTGCTGAAGATCCGCCGCGACGGCCTGAACGCCCGCCGCAGCCTGAGCGAAGCGAACCTCCGTCTGGTGGTCTCCATTGCCAAGAAGCACGTCGGCCACAATCTGGCCTTCCTCGACCTGATCCAAGAGGGCAACATCGGCCTGATCAAGGCGGCGGAGAAGTTCGACTGCGACCGCGGCTTCCGTTTCTCCACCTACGCAACGTGGTGGATCCGTCAGGCCATCACCCGCGCCATCGCCGATCAGGCCCGCACCATCCGCATCCCGGTGCATATGGTGGAGACCATCAACCGGATGCGTCAGGCCACCAACCAGCTGGTCTACCAGAACGGCCACGAGCCGACCCCGGAGGAGCTGGCAAAGGCAATGGATATGAGCGTCGAGCGCGTCCGCGAGATCCAGCGGATGGCGCAGGAGCCTGCCAGCCTTGAAAGCCCCGTGGGCGAGGAGGAGGATTCCTCTCTGGGCGATTTCGTCGCCGACGAGAACGCCGAGGCTCCCGGCAAGGCCGCAGACCGCGCCATGGTGGCCCAGCAGATCAATCAGGCCCTCAAGAGCCTGACCCCTCGTGAAGAGAAGGTCATCCGTCTCCGCTTCGGTCTGGACGATGGCCGTCCCCGCACGCTGGAAGAGGTGGGCCGCGATTTCGGCGTCACCCGTGAGCGTGTCCGCCAGATCGAGGCAAAGGCCATCCGCAAGCTGCACAGCCGCAAGTGCCTTGCCCTGCTGAACGGCCTCATCGAGTGA
- a CDS encoding TSUP family transporter → MGIQISLPMMAFLVLMTGFAGFVDSAAGGGGLISLPAYLFAGLPPHYTYATNKFSAACGTTFATASFFRNGAMNVKVGVLAAVGSFVGSALGAHIVLMLSDEVLQAMMFIILPIAAVVILWRRNLPDENRDDGTIDLKKTLLALGIGLGIGLYDGIFGPGTGTFAIIAFTSLMRFDLRTANGNAKVLNLASNYASLFTYLSSGLVVFTVGIPCAISGIVGNIIGSHFALTKGAKFIRPMMLVVLVLLLGKLVTDML, encoded by the coding sequence ATGGGTATTCAAATCAGCCTGCCGATGATGGCGTTTCTGGTGCTTATGACCGGCTTTGCGGGCTTTGTCGATTCGGCAGCAGGCGGCGGCGGACTCATCAGCCTGCCGGCCTATCTCTTTGCGGGTCTGCCGCCCCACTATACTTACGCCACCAACAAGTTCAGCGCCGCCTGCGGCACCACCTTCGCCACCGCCAGCTTCTTCCGGAATGGCGCGATGAATGTCAAGGTGGGCGTCCTCGCCGCCGTCGGCAGTTTTGTGGGAAGCGCACTGGGGGCGCACATCGTCCTGATGCTCAGCGATGAGGTGCTGCAGGCGATGATGTTCATCATCCTGCCCATCGCGGCGGTCGTTATCCTGTGGCGGCGCAACCTCCCGGATGAGAACCGGGACGACGGCACCATAGACCTGAAAAAGACCCTGCTGGCGCTGGGCATTGGCCTTGGCATCGGCCTGTACGACGGCATATTTGGCCCGGGCACGGGAACCTTTGCCATCATTGCCTTTACCAGCCTGATGCGCTTCGACCTGCGCACCGCCAACGGCAACGCCAAGGTGCTGAACCTTGCCAGCAACTACGCCAGCCTCTTCACCTATCTGAGCAGCGGTCTGGTGGTCTTTACGGTGGGCATCCCCTGCGCCATCAGCGGCATCGTCGGCAACATCATCGGCTCCCACTTCGCCCTGACCAAGGGCGCAAAGTTCATCCGCCCCATGATGCTCGTGGTGTTGGTGCTCCTGCTGGGCAAGCTGGTCACGGATATGCTGTAA
- the ymfI gene encoding elongation factor P 5-aminopentanone reductase, giving the protein MYNDEFELTFDLADAGPKKEQRRPTLPEREEAAEAAPLAQETREIPASAAPEPEPEPVGLPQPAAPAANGRTVLISGGDRGIGAAAARAFYAAGYRVAVFYHTNAEAAAALEKELPGVLAVQCDVASRASCELAFRAAEQALGHLDVLVSNAGIAQQKLFTDITPEEWQRMLNVNLTGAFNLCQLALPGMIRRKAGRILTVSSMWGQTGGSCEVHYSAAKAGLIGLTKALAKEEGPSGITVNCVAPGVIDTDMMASFTAEDKAALAEETPVGRLGTAEEVAKLLLYLAGEDAGYITGQVFGVNGGLVI; this is encoded by the coding sequence TTGTACAACGACGAATTTGAGCTGACGTTCGACTTGGCAGACGCCGGGCCGAAGAAGGAACAGCGCAGGCCGACTCTGCCCGAGCGGGAGGAAGCGGCCGAGGCCGCACCGCTGGCGCAGGAAACGAGGGAAATTCCGGCCAGCGCTGCGCCGGAACCAGAACCGGAGCCTGTGGGACTGCCGCAGCCCGCTGCCCCGGCGGCGAACGGCCGCACCGTCCTCATCTCGGGCGGCGACCGGGGCATCGGCGCCGCTGCGGCCCGTGCATTCTACGCGGCAGGCTACCGGGTGGCGGTGTTCTACCACACCAACGCCGAGGCGGCGGCAGCGCTGGAGAAAGAGCTGCCGGGCGTGCTGGCCGTCCAGTGTGACGTGGCCAGCCGGGCCAGCTGTGAGCTGGCCTTCCGCGCCGCCGAGCAGGCGCTGGGCCATCTGGATGTGCTGGTGAGCAACGCGGGCATCGCCCAGCAGAAGCTGTTCACCGACATCACGCCGGAGGAGTGGCAGCGGATGCTGAACGTCAACCTGACCGGTGCGTTCAACCTCTGCCAGCTGGCCCTGCCCGGGATGATCCGCCGCAAGGCGGGCCGTATCCTCACCGTGAGCAGTATGTGGGGCCAGACCGGCGGCAGCTGCGAGGTGCATTATTCCGCCGCCAAGGCGGGCCTCATCGGCCTGACCAAGGCTCTGGCAAAAGAAGAAGGTCCCAGCGGCATCACCGTGAACTGTGTGGCCCCCGGCGTCATCGACACCGATATGATGGCCTCGTTCACTGCTGAGGACAAAGCGGCACTGGCCGAGGAGACCCCGGTGGGGCGTCTCGGCACCGCCGAAGAGGTGGCAAAGCTTCTGCTGTACCTCGCCGGAGAGGACGCCGGCTACATCACCGGACAGGTGTTTGGCGTCAACGGAGGCCTTGTGATCTGA
- a CDS encoding nucleoside deaminase — protein MTDFELMGAALDEARKAAALGEVPVGAVVAKDGEIIAAAHNTRETEKNALHHAELLAIDAACKKLGGWRLWQCELFVTLEPCPMCSGAIINSRIKRVVYGAADVKAGCCGSVTDLFAQPFNHHPVIEKGLRADEAQQLLQAFFVSLRAQRAAKPRWKPPVTP, from the coding sequence ATGACCGACTTTGAGCTGATGGGGGCTGCGCTGGACGAGGCCCGGAAAGCCGCCGCGCTGGGCGAGGTGCCGGTGGGCGCTGTGGTGGCAAAGGATGGCGAGATCATCGCCGCCGCCCACAACACCCGGGAGACCGAAAAGAACGCCCTCCACCACGCGGAGCTGCTGGCCATCGACGCGGCCTGCAAAAAGCTGGGAGGCTGGCGGCTGTGGCAGTGCGAATTGTTCGTCACGCTGGAACCCTGCCCCATGTGCAGCGGGGCCATCATCAACAGCCGCATCAAGCGGGTGGTGTACGGCGCAGCCGACGTCAAGGCGGGCTGCTGCGGCTCTGTGACCGACCTCTTCGCCCAGCCCTTCAACCATCACCCTGTCATCGAAAAAGGGCTGCGGGCCGACGAGGCGCAACAGCTTTTGCAGGCGTTTTTCGTCTCACTGCGGGCCCAGCGGGCCGCAAAGCCCCGCTGGAAACCGCCCGTGACCCCCTGA
- a CDS encoding DegV family protein: MIRILTDSASDILPAEAATLGVDVIPLNVTLEDGTVIRDGVDLTPSEYYAHMAACKKLPTTSQPSPELFEKFYAEAAAAGDEVVGIFLSHELSGTYQCAKLAADLANVDNVVFVDSTNVCLGEALLVRLAVQLRDIGKSAVQIAATLEHAKEHLHLVAAIDDLKYLRKGGRLPAAVAVAGGMLGIKPLITLKEGKVAMAGKARGLPGAYVALFKKIEELGGINPRFDSLAGYTVSTREVAPIQTYLVDNLGLPEPLVRQIGCVIGTHAGPGAFGLAFFDNGLIID; this comes from the coding sequence ATGATACGCATTCTTACCGATTCTGCATCCGACATCCTGCCCGCTGAGGCTGCAACGCTGGGCGTGGATGTCATCCCCCTCAACGTCACCCTCGAGGACGGCACCGTCATCCGGGACGGCGTGGACCTGACCCCCAGCGAATATTACGCACACATGGCCGCCTGCAAGAAGCTGCCCACCACCAGCCAGCCCAGCCCTGAGCTGTTCGAGAAGTTCTACGCCGAGGCCGCAGCAGCCGGGGACGAGGTCGTGGGCATCTTCCTGTCCCATGAGCTTTCCGGCACCTACCAGTGCGCCAAGCTGGCCGCAGACCTTGCCAACGTGGACAACGTCGTCTTCGTGGACAGCACGAATGTCTGCCTCGGCGAAGCCCTGCTGGTGCGTCTGGCCGTCCAGCTGCGGGACATCGGCAAGTCCGCCGTCCAGATCGCAGCCACCCTTGAGCACGCCAAGGAGCATCTGCACCTCGTCGCCGCCATCGACGACCTGAAATACCTGCGCAAGGGCGGCCGTCTGCCGGCCGCCGTAGCCGTGGCGGGTGGGATGCTGGGCATCAAGCCCCTCATCACCCTCAAGGAGGGCAAGGTGGCGATGGCTGGCAAGGCCCGCGGCCTGCCCGGCGCTTATGTCGCCCTCTTCAAGAAGATCGAAGAACTGGGCGGCATCAACCCCCGCTTCGACTCTCTGGCCGGTTACACCGTCAGCACCCGCGAGGTGGCTCCCATCCAGACCTATCTGGTCGATAATCTCGGCCTTCCCGAGCCGCTGGTGCGCCAGATCGGCTGCGTCATCGGCACCCACGCAGGCCCCGGTGCCTTTGGTCTGGCTTTCTTTGACAACGGGCTTATCATCGACTAA